Part of the Chloracidobacterium thermophilum B genome is shown below.
ACCAACGATGATAAGCTGGCGGCGCTGGTAGTGGCAGTCGAAGCCGGGATAAATGAAGGTAAAGTATTGCCGATGTTCGATGCACACGGTGAATTCATCGAGCATCAATGAATTCACAAACCACTCCGTCATTCTGGAAACATTACTGGGCTTTGCCACCAGAAATCCGTCAGCGAGCACGGCAGGTTTACAAATTGTGGCGAGATAATCCAGCCCATCCAAGCCTTTTCTTCAAGCGAGTGAAAGAAAGCCAGCCAGTTTACTCAATACGCATTGGTTTGGGATACAGAGCGCTTGGATTGCTGAGAGGTGATACGGTAACGTGGTTTTGGATTGGTACGCATGACGAATATGAACGGCTTCTCAAGTAAAAATCAGCAAATACCCGCCCTGCCACCCAACATGGGCCTCCCAGCCGACGCCGCTTCGGGGCGCGACGGCATGCTGTATGGCTGGTGGCTGGTAATTAGTGGCTAGGACTGGGTATGGGCTTTGGAAGGTCATGAAGTTGGAAACATGATTGACGAACAAACCCTGCAAGAAATTGTCCGGCGGATTGTGGCAGCGGCGCAGCCCAGCCGGGTGATCCTGTTCGGCTCCTATGGCCGTGGCGATGCCGACGCTGGCTCTGACCTGGACCTCATGGTGATCAAACCGGAAGTGTCCGACCCGTACAGCGAAATGATCCGCCTGCACGAAGCCGTGGGCCCGATTGGCCCGGGGATGGACGTGCTGGTCTATTCCGAGGCCGAATACCAACGACGCAGCCAGGTACCGGGCACCGTCCTGTACTGGGCGCGCAAGGAAGGGAGGGCCTTGTATGGAGCCGCATCTTGAAGAGGCGTGGCGGTCACTGCGCCTGGCAGATCGTGACATCAAGGCTTTTGAAGTTCTGAAAAAGGAGCCGGAGGTTCATCTTTCCATTGTCTATTTCCACGCCCAGCAGGCAGTGGAGAAATCACTCAAGGCGGTCTTGTTTGCGCAACAGATCGAAATTCACGCGCACACACGATTTGGTCAAACTGGCGCGTCTGCTTGGGGATCAAGGCATCGTGTTGCCGGTCAAGGAAGAGCAACTCCGCCGACTCAATCCTTTTGCCGTTGCCTTCCGCTACGACGATATGGAAATCGCGCCTGTCGCACAGGAAGGTATGACGAGCCTGATTGCGGAGATTCGCCGCTGGGCAGAGGCAGAAGTGCGCGCGGCAACGAAACGTGAGGAAAGCTATGGCCCGGACGAGCATTGACTGGCTCATCATCAACTTGCCCCCCAGCATCACTGGCGCTATGACTGCGAGACCCCCACTTTTGACCCGGTTGAAGGTCCGCCGCCCGGCCGGTTATGTGGCGGCCTCGGGCAATTCCCAGACCTTCGCCCCCGGCATCTTCGTGAAGATGGTACCGGTCAACGTTGGCGTCTGACCGGTTGTTGACGGCGGTGGGTTTCGTATGACGCAAAAACCGCTGCGCAAGGGAACATCACCTGGCGCAGCGGTCTTGAGGTCCCGGACAGAAAAGGCGGCTGAAAAGCCCTTCGCAAGCTGAGCTTTTCCTGCTTCAGATTTTCCTGCCCTCTTCCCGCATTTTCTTCAGGACGTACTCAATCCCATACCGGTTGATGGTTTTGATGGCGCGCGCCGAAAGACGCAGCCGCACCCACCGGTTTTCACTCGGCACCCAAAACCGCTGCCGTTGCAGGTTGGGCAGAAAACGCCGCTTCGTACGGTTGTTCGCGTGCGATACGTTGTGGCCCGACATCGGGCGCTTTCCGGTCACTTGACAAACCTTGGCCATGACATCTCACCTCGCTTCCCGCGCAGCTCCAAAAGTCGGTGTTTATAGCCC
Proteins encoded:
- a CDS encoding ParE family toxin-like protein, which codes for MNSQTTPSFWKHYWALPPEIRQRARQVYKLWRDNPAHPSLFFKRVKESQPVYSIRIGLGYRALGLLRGDTVTWFWIGTHDEYERLLK
- the rpmB gene encoding 50S ribosomal protein L28 — translated: MAKVCQVTGKRPMSGHNVSHANNRTKRRFLPNLQRQRFWVPSENRWVRLRLSARAIKTINRYGIEYVLKKMREEGRKI
- a CDS encoding nucleotidyltransferase domain-containing protein, whose translation is MIDEQTLQEIVRRIVAAAQPSRVILFGSYGRGDADAGSDLDLMVIKPEVSDPYSEMIRLHEAVGPIGPGMDVLVYSEAEYQRRSQVPGTVLYWARKEGRALYGAAS
- a CDS encoding HEPN domain-containing protein, with translation MRNRSKFTRTHDLVKLARLLGDQGIVLPVKEEQLRRLNPFAVAFRYDDMEIAPVAQEGMTSLIAEIRRWAEAEVRAATKREESYGPDEH